Proteins from a genomic interval of Cupriavidus sp. WKF15:
- a CDS encoding MarR family winged helix-turn-helix transcriptional regulator — protein sequence MKALPRLDQFLTYRLHQVNKLSDKDSAYAYLEQCGLLLSEGRCLAAIGAFAPLSVNALAQKANLTKGQASRSAQALVERGLVSKSASAADGRGVVLALTPQGKPLYRQAITMIARRNDEIFGCLSEAEQAQLGNLLDKLVAHATRDDQPEDA from the coding sequence ATGAAAGCCCTGCCCCGCCTGGACCAGTTCCTGACCTACCGCCTGCACCAGGTCAACAAGCTCAGCGACAAGGACAGCGCCTACGCCTACCTTGAGCAGTGCGGCCTGCTGCTCAGCGAAGGCCGCTGCCTGGCCGCCATCGGCGCGTTCGCGCCGCTGTCAGTCAATGCGCTCGCGCAGAAAGCCAACCTGACCAAGGGCCAGGCCAGCCGCTCGGCGCAGGCGCTGGTGGAGCGCGGACTGGTCAGCAAGTCCGCGAGCGCGGCCGACGGCCGCGGCGTGGTGCTGGCACTGACGCCGCAGGGCAAGCCGCTGTACCGCCAGGCCATCACGATGATCGCCAGGCGCAACGACGAAATCTTCGGCTGCCTGAGCGAGGCGGAGCAGGCGCAGCTGGGGAACCTGCTCGACAAGCTGGTTGCCCACGCCACGCGGGACGACCAGCCCGAAGACGCTTAA
- a CDS encoding YccF domain-containing protein, whose product MRAIGNFLWFILGGVLMGLAWWLAGLLAFCSIIGIPWGKACFVIGSFTFFPFGKQAISRRELNQRDDIGTGALGMVGNVLWFVFAGIWLAIGHVMSAIACFVTIIGIPFAIQHLKLAGIALAPIGQTVVSNEVAEAARRDGARAHVDGLRR is encoded by the coding sequence ATGCGCGCGATCGGCAATTTCCTCTGGTTCATCCTTGGCGGCGTCCTCATGGGGCTGGCCTGGTGGCTCGCAGGACTGCTGGCCTTCTGCTCGATCATTGGCATTCCATGGGGCAAGGCCTGCTTCGTGATCGGCAGCTTCACGTTCTTTCCGTTCGGCAAGCAGGCGATCAGCCGGCGCGAACTGAACCAGCGCGACGACATCGGCACCGGCGCACTCGGCATGGTCGGCAACGTGCTGTGGTTCGTCTTTGCAGGGATCTGGCTGGCGATCGGCCATGTCATGTCGGCCATTGCCTGCTTCGTGACCATCATCGGCATTCCGTTCGCCATCCAGCACCTGAAGCTGGCCGGCATCGCGCTGGCACCGATCGGGCAGACCGTGGTGAGCAACGAGGTGGCCGAGGCCGCGCGGCGCGATGGGGCGCGCGCGCACGTGGATGGGCTGAGGCGTTAA
- a CDS encoding 2-hydroxyacid dehydrogenase has protein sequence MKPVLIVLNPMSPQHLASIGERFTVHYAPDAAKRADAVATHGGTTRAVLTIGSIGLTAAEIDAMPQLELICALGAGFENIAREHARARGIAVANGAGTNDSCVADHAMALLLATVRGVPQLDTDTRAGHWRDALPLRPNFSGKRMGIVGLGTIGRRIARRGEGFDLEIGYHNRMARPDAPYRYFDSVTALALWADYLVIATPGGAGTRHLVNAGVLAALGASGFLVNIARGSVVDTAALAQALHAGTVGGAGLDVYESEPAPPTVLLDCPNVVLTPHMAGWSPEAIQASVDQFLENARRHFAGEPLLTPV, from the coding sequence ATGAAGCCCGTCCTGATTGTCCTGAACCCGATGTCGCCCCAACACCTCGCCAGCATTGGCGAGCGATTCACCGTGCACTACGCGCCAGACGCCGCCAAGCGCGCCGACGCCGTGGCCACGCACGGCGGCACGACGCGGGCGGTGCTCACGATCGGCTCGATCGGCCTGACAGCGGCCGAGATCGACGCCATGCCGCAGCTGGAGCTTATCTGCGCGCTCGGCGCCGGCTTCGAGAACATCGCGCGCGAACATGCGCGTGCGCGCGGCATCGCAGTGGCCAACGGGGCCGGCACCAATGACAGCTGCGTGGCCGACCACGCCATGGCGCTGCTGCTGGCCACGGTGCGCGGGGTGCCGCAACTGGACACCGACACACGCGCCGGCCACTGGCGCGACGCGCTGCCGCTGCGCCCGAACTTCTCGGGCAAGCGCATGGGCATCGTCGGACTGGGCACCATCGGCCGGCGCATCGCGCGGCGTGGCGAAGGGTTCGACCTGGAGATCGGCTATCACAACCGCATGGCGCGTCCCGACGCGCCGTACCGCTATTTCGACAGCGTGACGGCGCTGGCGCTGTGGGCCGACTACCTTGTCATCGCAACGCCCGGCGGCGCCGGCACGCGTCACCTGGTGAACGCCGGCGTGCTGGCCGCGCTGGGTGCGTCGGGCTTTCTCGTCAATATCGCGCGGGGCAGCGTGGTCGACACTGCCGCGCTCGCGCAGGCGCTGCATGCCGGTACGGTCGGCGGTGCCGGCCTGGATGTCTATGAAAGCGAACCGGCCCCGCCCACGGTGCTGCTGGACTGCCCGAACGTGGTGTTGACCCCGCACATGGCCGGCTGGTCGCCTGAAGCGATCCAGGCCTCGGTGGACCAGTTCCTCGAAAATGCCCGCCGCCACTTTGCCGGCGAGCCGCTGCTGACGCCGGTCTGA
- a CDS encoding OPT/YSL family transporter has product MPSAPSEAAPRLPWLPAPGSWQYHLLLGAAGMLVLGPLGGIAAAYMNFSLGFFVGGQVLAGILGSVVTCGYGAAGRHGANYIQTAAASVAGMSGMAVVIQAMSWLGLAQPPLWQLMAYMLCIGMYGVGVGMLYTPLLVDRMQLTFPSGLAVANILRALTDPLLLRRSVSRLAGGMAVGLASGLWVARLAPLAALDVSASTMGAGMIVGARIGIAALTGGLAGWAMTPYFVSIGWLAPGEPFRKITFLIALGMIMGAAVVDVSLLLARAWRQWRSAAAPAARQASGPGMRWVAAWVLLWGAAVVVAGVAWFGQPLGFQLMAVLLVLVFALVNGISVGMVDQNPISSAFVLCVILMAAAGLRAPHVGLIAATVLLVSTAEACDMQQDRSTGWRLGSSRMVQFGYQVAGIIVGALLAVALARLLLQAYPVLALDQTTLAADQQPARWTSAMTYKIVGVLRGLAEARGYQHLAVVIGLAIGLVTEVLRKALRAHAGYQRFARSGRTGGAVDFALEAVLLPSPYASSFGGFVNLPAAAWMAAGGLVAGLTARFGPRGPSRSMPEDMSTASLVGGGMIAGDALAALITGVAGLLMIIRA; this is encoded by the coding sequence ATGCCTTCCGCCCCATCAGAAGCCGCTCCCCGCCTGCCCTGGCTGCCCGCGCCCGGAAGCTGGCAATACCACCTGCTGCTCGGCGCGGCGGGCATGCTGGTGCTTGGGCCGCTGGGCGGGATCGCCGCGGCCTACATGAACTTCTCGCTCGGCTTCTTCGTGGGCGGGCAGGTGCTGGCCGGCATCCTTGGCTCGGTGGTGACCTGCGGCTACGGGGCCGCGGGCCGGCACGGCGCCAACTACATCCAGACCGCGGCGGCATCGGTGGCCGGCATGAGCGGCATGGCCGTGGTGATCCAGGCGATGAGCTGGCTCGGGCTGGCGCAGCCGCCGCTGTGGCAGCTGATGGCATACATGCTGTGCATCGGCATGTATGGCGTCGGCGTCGGCATGCTCTATACGCCGCTGCTGGTCGACCGCATGCAGCTGACCTTTCCGTCCGGCCTGGCGGTGGCCAATATCCTGCGCGCGCTGACCGATCCGCTGCTGTTGCGCCGTTCCGTGTCGCGCCTGGCCGGGGGCATGGCGGTGGGGCTGGCCAGCGGCCTCTGGGTGGCCCGGCTGGCGCCGCTGGCGGCGCTCGATGTGTCGGCCTCGACCATGGGGGCCGGGATGATCGTGGGCGCGCGCATCGGCATCGCGGCCTTGACAGGTGGCCTCGCGGGCTGGGCCATGACGCCATACTTCGTCTCGATCGGCTGGCTGGCGCCGGGCGAGCCGTTTCGCAAGATCACTTTCCTGATTGCGCTGGGCATGATCATGGGCGCGGCCGTGGTCGACGTCTCGCTGCTGCTGGCACGTGCGTGGCGACAGTGGCGCAGCGCAGCGGCGCCCGCGGCGCGGCAAGCCAGCGGGCCCGGCATGCGCTGGGTGGCGGCATGGGTGCTGCTTTGGGGCGCGGCGGTGGTGGTGGCGGGCGTGGCCTGGTTCGGGCAGCCGCTGGGCTTCCAGCTGATGGCAGTGCTGCTGGTGCTGGTGTTCGCGCTGGTCAACGGCATTTCGGTAGGCATGGTGGACCAGAACCCGATCTCGTCGGCGTTCGTGCTGTGCGTGATCCTGATGGCGGCAGCGGGGCTGCGCGCGCCGCATGTCGGCCTGATCGCCGCGACAGTGCTGCTGGTGTCCACGGCCGAGGCCTGCGACATGCAACAGGACCGTTCCACCGGCTGGCGCCTCGGCAGCAGCCGCATGGTGCAGTTCGGCTACCAGGTGGCCGGGATCATCGTCGGCGCACTGCTGGCCGTGGCGCTCGCGCGGCTGCTCCTGCAGGCCTATCCGGTGCTGGCGCTGGACCAGACCACGCTCGCGGCCGACCAGCAGCCGGCGCGCTGGACCTCCGCGATGACCTACAAGATTGTCGGCGTGCTGCGCGGGCTGGCCGAAGCGCGTGGCTACCAGCACCTTGCCGTCGTCATCGGGTTGGCGATTGGCCTGGTGACGGAAGTGCTGCGCAAGGCGCTGCGTGCGCATGCAGGGTACCAGCGCTTTGCGCGGTCGGGCAGAACGGGCGGGGCGGTCGATTTCGCGCTGGAAGCTGTGCTACTGCCGTCTCCCTACGCCTCGTCGTTCGGCGGATTCGTCAATCTGCCCGCCGCGGCGTGGATGGCGGCGGGCGGCCTTGTGGCGGGCCTCACCGCGCGGTTCG
- a CDS encoding glucokinase — protein sequence MTAPAVPADDTYPRLLGDVGGTNVRFALETAPMQIGTVTALKVADHASLEAAMRHYLDGLRAAGAALPRYAAIGLANPVTGDQVRLTNHDWAFSIEATRQAVGLERLVALNDFTSLALALPYLGANDLVQVRPGQGVATAPRALVGPGTGLGVSGLVPSAAGVAVALAGEGGHIELMPVTDDEWIAWHAAQRTFGRVSAERLLSGMGLSHIHAALSAETGTPVAAPLTPEQVTAGAFERHDPLCERTMAVFFGLLGSVAADVALVLGALGGVYLGGGILPRFVPALQASAFSTRFVAKGRLQGYLDKLPVYVVTASYPALPGLARALADALHAGRPQTG from the coding sequence ATGACTGCTCCCGCCGTGCCCGCCGACGACACCTATCCGCGCCTGCTTGGCGACGTGGGTGGCACCAACGTGCGCTTCGCGCTCGAAACCGCGCCGATGCAGATCGGCACGGTGACCGCGCTGAAGGTGGCCGACCATGCGTCGCTGGAGGCGGCCATGCGCCACTACCTCGACGGGCTGCGTGCAGCGGGGGCTGCGCTGCCGCGCTACGCGGCCATCGGCCTGGCCAACCCGGTCACGGGCGACCAGGTGCGCCTGACCAACCACGACTGGGCTTTTTCGATCGAGGCCACGCGGCAGGCGGTGGGCTTGGAGCGGCTGGTGGCCCTCAATGACTTCACGTCGCTGGCGCTGGCCTTGCCTTACCTCGGCGCGAACGATCTTGTGCAAGTGCGGCCTGGCCAGGGCGTGGCCACCGCGCCCCGCGCGTTGGTGGGGCCCGGCACCGGGCTTGGCGTATCGGGACTGGTGCCGTCCGCAGCCGGAGTCGCGGTGGCACTGGCCGGAGAGGGTGGCCATATCGAACTGATGCCGGTGACCGACGACGAATGGATTGCCTGGCACGCCGCACAACGTACCTTCGGGCGCGTGTCGGCGGAGCGGCTTTTGTCGGGCATGGGCCTGTCGCATATCCATGCCGCGCTGTCCGCAGAAACGGGTACGCCCGTGGCTGCGCCGCTGACGCCGGAGCAGGTCACGGCGGGGGCGTTCGAGCGCCACGATCCGCTCTGCGAGCGCACCATGGCGGTATTCTTCGGCCTGCTCGGCTCGGTCGCGGCGGATGTGGCGCTGGTGCTGGGCGCGCTCGGCGGCGTGTACCTCGGCGGCGGCATCCTGCCGCGCTTCGTGCCAGCGCTGCAGGCGTCCGCGTTCAGCACGCGTTTCGTTGCCAAGGGCCGCTTGCAGGGCTATCTCGACAAGCTGCCGGTGTACGTGGTCACCGCCAGCTATCCCGCGCTGCCAGGGTTGGCGCGCGCGCTGGCCGATGCGCTTCATGCCGGCCGGCCACAGACCGGATAA
- a CDS encoding response regulator transcription factor gives MRVLLVEDDAMIGDSVKLALRQEGFAVDWVQDGEAGLAAATPAGGPGDAACYDLVLLDLGLPRRSGLDVLRALRARGVSTPVLILTARDAVADRVAGLNAGADDYLVKPFDLQELAARMHALARRAEGRAEPVLSYGTISLNPATREVTLNGEPVRLSAREFSLLSALLARPGKVWSVAQLQERLYGWDDEVGSNTVEVYIHALRKKFGAALIRNIRGVGYVVPRLEEEAGH, from the coding sequence ATGCGCGTATTGCTGGTGGAAGACGATGCCATGATCGGCGACAGCGTGAAGCTCGCGCTGCGCCAGGAAGGGTTTGCCGTGGACTGGGTGCAGGATGGAGAGGCCGGCCTCGCTGCCGCCACCCCCGCGGGCGGGCCGGGAGACGCTGCCTGCTATGACCTGGTCCTGCTCGACCTGGGGCTGCCGCGCCGTTCGGGCCTGGACGTGCTGCGTGCCCTGCGCGCGCGCGGCGTGTCTACGCCGGTGCTGATCCTGACCGCGCGCGACGCGGTGGCGGACCGCGTGGCCGGGCTCAATGCGGGCGCGGACGATTACCTCGTCAAGCCGTTCGACCTGCAGGAACTGGCCGCGCGCATGCACGCGCTGGCGCGCCGCGCCGAAGGACGGGCCGAGCCGGTCCTCAGCTACGGCACCATTTCGCTCAATCCGGCGACACGGGAAGTGACACTGAACGGCGAGCCGGTACGGCTGTCCGCGCGCGAATTCTCGCTGCTGTCGGCGCTGTTGGCGCGCCCGGGCAAGGTCTGGTCGGTGGCGCAGTTGCAGGAGCGCTTGTACGGCTGGGATGACGAAGTGGGCAGCAACACGGTGGAGGTCTATATCCACGCGCTGCGCAAGAAGTTCGGCGCCGCGCTGATCCGCAATATCCGCGGCGTGGGCTATGTCGTGCCGCGGCTCGAAGAGGAAGCAGGACACTGA
- the zwf gene encoding glucose-6-phosphate dehydrogenase, translating into MPDFDMVLFGGTGDLARRKLLPSLFEAHHAGLLHPQARILATGSQPISQQDYLDSLEQGVRPGLARAPPDSWAAFLARICYVQADARVPAHFDALAEKVLARHPEVVVCYLATAPHLFVPICEQLARTGLNTPNVRIVLEKPLGHDLESSEAINAAVAKFFAEDQIYRIDHYLGKESVQNLMAIRFGNALFEPLWRREWVQDVQITIAEELGVETRGDFYDRTGALRDMVQNHLLQLLCMVAMEPPASLSEDAIRDEKIKILKALKPITPQQVAEKTVRGQYRAGAIGGKPVAGYLDEKGIAADSRTETFVAIKAEIANWRWEGVPFYLRTGKRMQSRVAEIVVHFRDVPHAIFPRPLTLSPQNRLVIQLQPEESIRLYFLVKQPGDTLELTPTSLDLDFANSFKVRRAGAYERLLLDVIRGRLGLFVRRDEQVQAWRWVEPILDTWEESNVPPKPYTAGTWGPAASSALMSRDDALWHEEA; encoded by the coding sequence ATGCCTGATTTCGACATGGTGCTGTTCGGCGGCACCGGCGACCTGGCCCGGCGCAAGCTGTTGCCATCCCTTTTCGAAGCCCATCATGCCGGGCTGCTGCATCCGCAGGCGCGCATCCTGGCTACGGGCAGCCAGCCGATCAGCCAGCAGGATTACCTGGATTCGCTAGAGCAGGGCGTGCGCCCGGGCCTGGCCCGTGCACCGCCTGACTCATGGGCCGCATTCCTGGCGCGCATCTGCTACGTGCAGGCCGATGCACGCGTGCCGGCGCACTTCGACGCGCTCGCGGAGAAGGTGCTGGCGCGCCATCCTGAAGTGGTGGTGTGCTACCTGGCCACGGCGCCGCACCTGTTCGTGCCGATCTGCGAACAGCTCGCGCGCACCGGGCTGAACACGCCCAATGTGCGCATCGTGCTGGAAAAGCCGCTGGGACATGACCTCGAATCGTCGGAGGCGATCAACGCCGCCGTGGCGAAGTTCTTCGCCGAGGACCAGATCTATCGCATCGACCACTACCTCGGCAAGGAGTCGGTGCAGAACCTGATGGCGATCCGTTTCGGCAATGCGCTGTTCGAGCCGCTGTGGCGCCGCGAATGGGTCCAGGACGTGCAGATCACCATCGCCGAGGAGCTTGGCGTCGAGACGCGTGGCGATTTCTACGACCGGACCGGCGCGCTGCGCGACATGGTGCAGAACCACCTGCTGCAGCTGCTGTGCATGGTGGCCATGGAGCCGCCGGCGAGCCTGTCGGAAGACGCCATCCGCGACGAGAAGATCAAGATCCTCAAGGCGCTCAAGCCGATCACGCCGCAGCAGGTTGCGGAGAAGACCGTGCGCGGCCAGTACCGGGCCGGGGCCATCGGCGGCAAGCCGGTGGCAGGCTACCTCGACGAGAAGGGCATCGCCGCCGACAGCCGTACCGAGACCTTCGTCGCGATCAAGGCCGAGATCGCCAACTGGCGCTGGGAAGGGGTGCCGTTCTACCTGCGCACCGGCAAGCGCATGCAGTCGCGCGTGGCCGAGATCGTGGTCCATTTCCGCGATGTGCCGCATGCCATCTTTCCGCGCCCGCTGACGCTGTCGCCGCAGAACCGGCTGGTGATCCAGCTGCAGCCGGAAGAGAGCATCCGGCTGTACTTCCTGGTCAAGCAGCCCGGCGACACGCTGGAGCTGACGCCGACCTCGCTCGATCTCGATTTTGCCAACTCGTTCAAGGTGCGCCGCGCCGGCGCCTATGAACGCCTGCTGCTCGACGTGATCCGCGGCCGGCTGGGCCTGTTCGTGCGGCGTGACGAGCAGGTGCAGGCGTGGCGCTGGGTCGAGCCGATCCTCGACACCTGGGAAGAGAGCAACGTGCCGCCCAAGCCGTATACCGCCGGCACGTGGGGCCCGGCCGCCTCGTCGGCGCTGATGTCGCGCGACGACGCGCTGTGGCATGAGGAAGCCTGA
- the pgl gene encoding 6-phosphogluconolactonase, translating into MRDFEHATLMDQAEALAISIGHALDLAIRANGWAVLAVSGGRSPVPMFERLRYRPVRWEAVTVTLVDERVVPPDHPDSNSGLVRAHLLREAAASAAFVPLIADAAEVADPERAVARLNQAYRQPDVIVLGMGEDGHTASLFPDAPELQAALSDPTPGYLLTHPSSAPHVRVTLNLAALLAAERSFLAVAGAQKAKVLDRARQGPTPALPVSIVLANQRRGFDIFRA; encoded by the coding sequence ATGCGCGATTTCGAACACGCAACGTTGATGGACCAGGCCGAAGCGCTGGCGATCTCCATCGGCCATGCGCTGGACCTGGCGATCCGCGCCAACGGCTGGGCCGTGCTCGCGGTATCGGGCGGACGCTCGCCGGTGCCGATGTTCGAGCGCCTGCGCTACCGGCCCGTGCGCTGGGAGGCGGTGACCGTCACGCTGGTCGACGAGCGCGTGGTGCCGCCGGACCATCCCGACAGCAACAGCGGGCTCGTCCGCGCGCACTTGCTGCGCGAGGCAGCGGCAAGCGCCGCCTTCGTGCCGCTGATCGCCGACGCCGCGGAGGTTGCCGACCCCGAGCGCGCGGTGGCGCGCCTGAACCAGGCGTACCGCCAGCCCGACGTGATCGTCCTGGGCATGGGCGAGGACGGTCATACCGCGTCGCTCTTTCCCGACGCACCGGAGCTGCAAGCCGCGCTGAGCGACCCCACGCCCGGCTACCTGCTCACCCATCCGTCGAGCGCGCCCCATGTCCGCGTAACGCTGAACCTGGCCGCGCTGCTGGCCGCCGAGCGGTCGTTCCTGGCGGTCGCCGGCGCGCAGAAGGCCAAAGTGCTGGACCGCGCCAGGCAGGGTCCCACGCCGGCCTTGCCGGTCAGCATCGTGCTGGCCAACCAGCGGCGCGGCTTCGATATCTTCCGCGCGTGA
- a CDS encoding ATP-binding protein translates to MRSIQRTLLWWLAAGLLVGIAMATVLIYGQARQEANALFDYQMKQVAAALPSQFADPVAPPFLVEGGAGVDLLHADEDVVIHIWDGSGRSLYLSHAHPALPARAELGFSNVTTGEGEWRLYSMQLGPAVVQIAQPMSARRTLAARMALRTVAPLLLLLPLLAWLVWMAVGRGLRPLREIATEVRARDASSLAPLAVRPMPDEIAPLSAALDQLLARLSHALDTQRAFVADAAHALRTPLAALQLQAQLVERAEDPQARREALGKLRQGLERLTHLVAQLLTLARQEPGAVTLPHEPLDLPGVAAGVVADMAQAALDREIDLGMDADSGPIRIRGDADALRILLTNLIDNALAYIPRGSRVDVQVRHPTGSHEVELVVSDNGPGIPAAERVRVFDRFYRLPEAPTGGSGLGLAIVAEIAQSHGARVALEDAAPGLRVRVTFPAA, encoded by the coding sequence ATGCGTTCGATCCAGCGAACCCTGCTGTGGTGGCTGGCCGCCGGCCTGCTCGTCGGCATCGCCATGGCGACCGTGCTGATCTACGGGCAGGCCCGCCAGGAAGCCAATGCCCTGTTCGACTACCAGATGAAGCAGGTCGCGGCCGCGCTGCCGAGCCAGTTCGCCGACCCGGTGGCGCCGCCGTTCCTGGTCGAGGGCGGGGCCGGTGTCGACCTGCTGCACGCGGACGAAGATGTGGTCATCCATATCTGGGACGGCTCGGGCCGCAGCCTGTACCTCTCGCACGCGCATCCGGCCCTGCCGGCGCGGGCGGAACTGGGCTTCTCCAATGTCACGACCGGCGAAGGCGAATGGCGGCTCTACAGCATGCAGCTGGGTCCGGCCGTGGTGCAGATCGCGCAGCCCATGAGCGCGCGGCGCACGCTGGCCGCGCGCATGGCGCTGCGTACCGTGGCGCCGCTGTTGCTCCTGCTGCCGTTGCTGGCCTGGCTGGTATGGATGGCGGTAGGCCGCGGCCTGCGGCCGTTGCGCGAGATCGCCACCGAAGTGCGGGCCCGCGACGCCAGCTCGCTCGCGCCGCTGGCCGTGCGTCCGATGCCTGATGAGATCGCGCCGCTCAGCGCCGCACTCGACCAGCTCCTGGCGCGCCTGTCGCATGCGCTGGACACCCAGCGCGCGTTCGTGGCCGATGCCGCGCACGCGCTGCGTACGCCGCTGGCGGCGTTGCAGCTGCAGGCGCAACTGGTGGAGCGCGCCGAAGATCCGCAGGCCCGGCGCGAAGCGCTCGGCAAGCTGCGCCAGGGCCTGGAGCGCCTGACCCACCTGGTGGCGCAGTTGCTGACGCTGGCGCGCCAGGAACCCGGCGCGGTGACGCTGCCGCACGAGCCGCTGGACTTGCCCGGCGTGGCCGCCGGGGTGGTGGCCGACATGGCGCAGGCCGCGCTCGACCGCGAAATTGACCTGGGGATGGACGCCGACAGCGGCCCCATCCGTATACGCGGCGACGCCGATGCCCTGCGCATCCTGCTGACGAACCTGATCGACAACGCACTGGCGTACATCCCGCGCGGTAGCCGCGTCGACGTGCAGGTCCGGCACCCAACCGGCAGCCACGAGGTGGAGCTGGTGGTCAGCGACAACGGGCCGGGCATTCCGGCGGCCGAGCGCGTGCGCGTATTCGATCGCTTCTACCGCTTGCCCGAAGCGCCGACCGGCGGCAGCGGGCTGGGCCTGGCCATCGTCGCCGAGATCGCGCAGTCGCATGGCGCCCGAGTGGCGCTGGAGGATGCGGCGCCGGGACTGCGCGTGCGCGTGACCTTCCCCGCCGCCTGA
- a CDS encoding FAD-dependent oxidoreductase, whose amino-acid sequence MPDLSAPASAAMPAPPAVEARPWPSSVPVLIAGGGPVGLALSALLARQGIASLVVEADDGYCAGSRAICMSRRSLEILGWVGADQATVGKGLPWVGGRSYYRDTEVLHFSMPSEPGKRFAPMVNIQQYYLEAFAHQAALACGPLADVRFGARVAAVRQDADGVSVDIETAQGIRQVRARWLVACDGGRSTVREQLGLRMEGTQYEGRYVIVDIVQKTRRDVERLAWFDPPSNPGSTILMHRQPDDVWRIDYQIRDDEDPVEAVKPENVLPRVQSHLDMIGETEPWEPLWISIYNAKCLTLGAYRHGRVLFAGDAAHLVPIFGVRGLNSGLDDAGNLAWKLAWVIHGRADAALLDSYSTERVHATRQNIAYGAKSTEFMAPPNFAFSLMREATLRLALDQPAVRSLINPRQSAPIAYTGSALNGPTDFGDDCPGAAPGMPAPEARLSEGHLTASFGQCFTLLWFGDGAPVPDELTALVQAHATNLQLRVIVPAGGAPQPGALADLDGHALARYGAQAGTLYVIRPDGYVLARWRAPQPEPLRTVLARFLQTPADRARHAS is encoded by the coding sequence ATGCCAGACCTTTCCGCCCCTGCCAGCGCGGCAATGCCCGCGCCGCCCGCCGTCGAAGCGCGGCCGTGGCCGTCTTCCGTACCGGTGCTGATCGCCGGTGGCGGCCCGGTTGGCCTTGCGCTGAGCGCCCTGCTCGCGCGGCAAGGCATCGCCTCGCTCGTGGTGGAGGCCGACGACGGCTACTGCGCGGGCAGCCGCGCCATCTGCATGTCGCGCCGCTCGCTGGAGATCCTCGGCTGGGTGGGCGCCGACCAGGCCACCGTCGGCAAGGGCCTGCCCTGGGTCGGCGGACGCAGCTACTACCGCGATACCGAAGTGTTGCACTTCAGCATGCCGAGCGAACCCGGCAAGCGCTTCGCGCCGATGGTCAACATCCAGCAGTACTACCTGGAGGCCTTCGCCCACCAGGCCGCGCTGGCCTGCGGCCCGCTCGCCGACGTGCGCTTCGGCGCGCGCGTGGCGGCCGTGCGCCAGGACGCCGACGGTGTCAGCGTGGACATCGAGACCGCGCAGGGCATCCGGCAGGTCCGCGCCCGGTGGCTGGTGGCCTGCGACGGCGGCCGCAGCACCGTGCGCGAACAGCTTGGCCTGCGCATGGAAGGCACACAGTATGAAGGGCGCTACGTGATCGTCGATATCGTGCAGAAGACGCGGCGCGACGTCGAGCGGCTGGCGTGGTTCGATCCGCCGTCGAATCCCGGCTCGACCATCCTGATGCACCGCCAGCCCGACGACGTCTGGCGCATCGACTACCAGATCCGCGACGATGAGGATCCGGTCGAAGCCGTCAAACCCGAGAACGTGCTGCCGCGCGTGCAGAGCCACCTCGACATGATCGGCGAGACCGAGCCGTGGGAACCGCTGTGGATCTCGATCTACAACGCCAAGTGCCTGACGCTCGGTGCGTACCGGCACGGCCGCGTGCTGTTCGCCGGCGATGCGGCACACCTGGTGCCGATCTTCGGTGTGCGCGGGCTCAATTCCGGACTGGACGATGCCGGCAACCTCGCCTGGAAGCTCGCCTGGGTCATCCATGGCCGCGCCGACGCCGCGCTGCTCGATTCCTACTCGACCGAGCGTGTCCATGCCACGCGGCAGAACATCGCCTACGGTGCCAAGAGCACAGAGTTCATGGCGCCGCCCAACTTCGCCTTCAGCCTGATGCGCGAGGCCACGCTGCGCCTCGCGCTCGATCAACCCGCGGTACGCTCGCTGATCAACCCGCGCCAGTCGGCACCCATCGCCTATACAGGCTCGGCGCTCAACGGCCCGACCGACTTCGGCGACGACTGCCCCGGCGCGGCGCCGGGCATGCCCGCGCCGGAAGCGCGCCTGAGTGAAGGGCACCTGACTGCAAGCTTCGGCCAATGCTTCACGCTGCTGTGGTTCGGCGATGGTGCGCCCGTGCCGGACGAACTGACGGCCCTGGTGCAGGCGCATGCCACGAACCTGCAGCTTCGCGTGATCGTTCCCGCCGGCGGTGCGCCGCAGCCCGGCGCATTGGCTGATCTCGACGGCCACGCCCTCGCGCGCTATGGCGCGCAAGCCGGCACGCTGTACGTGATCCGTCCGGACGGCTATGTGCTGGCGCGCTGGCGCGCTCCGCAACCGGAGCCGCTCCGCACCGTCCTCGCCCGCTTCCTGCAAACCCCCGCTGACAGAGCCCGCCATGCAAGCTGA